In the Pleuronectes platessa chromosome 23, fPlePla1.1, whole genome shotgun sequence genome, AAACCTGCCTGACAGCTCTCTCCTCCCCACACTAGGGAAAGCCTGATCCACATTCTAATGTTCTGGCGGAGAACGGACTAACACACATGATCAGTGCAGAGACGCGGGTGAGTCCAATGATCACACGCAtgatcctcacctcctctggtCTAAATGCTGTCAGTCAATACTTCTACCTCTTTTATCGACATTCACTATTTTCAAAGTCCTGAACCCCACAGAGCAAGTCTTCACAGATCAGTCATTGATTCGCTCTGTGTTGACGGTGCACTGTGTTTACTAATGAGCAGTGTGACTCATTATTCCGGGCTGCAGCACCCCCTTGGCTCCCGATGTTGTCGAAACCCATGTTTACTATTAACTCTATACTCACCATGTTTATCCAGCGTTGCCAAACTTTATGTCACAATCCCCTTTGTGGATTTCTGACTCATAAATCTCTGTTTGCGTGGACATGACCGAATGTGTTTATGGCATCAGGGCTCCACGTCTATCGCTCTGCTCTGAGGTCACCTCGTCTTATTGCTCCATCTGCATTTTCATCTGCTCCTTGCTAGATTCCTTGGTTACGCCACAGACAACTTAAACAAGAGATCACTTGTAAATCTTAACAGCATTGCCTTTGCATTGAATGGAGGCTGCAGCACAATGGGGCACAGAGACGTACAGTCATTCTCCCAGCACAGCCACTTGTTGACATCCTGTatagtgtgtgttggtgtccaACTCTCTCTGACTTAATGTGAAGCACAAGACTCTGTCCAGCTTATTTAAAAGAGAATTGACTGCACGTTGCCTGTAATGTAGTTATAGTATACCTCGTGCTAAAGCTGAAAATATATCTTACTGAACTGTACACATCTAAACAGCCTTCTGCTTTTATTCACTTTGTTGTGAAGTCAAAACTGCTTAACTAAAGCAGTAGGATAGTTTCTCTCTATCTCCTGGTGTGTTCACAAAAAAGAGTCTCTTATATTGAGTATAAAGATAAATGAGTAGGTCACTATCAGAGGCTGGTTTTAGTAGCTGACGCTGTCGTGTGACTTCCTGTTATGAATACCAAGTTCATCTTATCTTCTGCAGCTGACCCCATCCCCACCTCTGCCCATGTCCCTCTCGCTGGAGGACTCGGAGCTGCTGTCCTTCTACTCGTCCCAGAGCCTCGCCCACCTCTCCTGCCTGGCAGACGCCATCGACGTGCTCTTCAGCAGCGTGCAGGGGAACCAGCCTCCCCGCATCTTCGTCGCCAGAGGAAAGAGCCTCATAGTGACGGCACACAAACTGGTGTTTATCGGGGACACGCTCTCCCGCCTGCTCACCTCTGCAGACCTCCGGGCCAAGGTAGCGAGACAAATCCCTCCTAAAATTTAGTTTGTGTGACACTATTTGAGTGAAAGCTAAAGTTCATCCCTTGGATTATATCAAACTTGTCTTATAATCGAATATGTGTTGTTATTTCTGCAGATCACAACCTCAGGGGGGCGACTCTGCCAGGCCTTGAAGTCAGTGGTGGTGGCAACAAAGGGGGCTGCACAAAACTACCCCTCAGTATCAGCCACGCAGGAGATGGTGGACCGTGTCGCGGAGCTCTCCCAGCAAGCGGCAGGCTTCTCCACTCTGCTCCAGCGTCTGGCAGAAATATCCTGATGATATCTCGTATCACTCGGCGAAAAAAAACTTTGTATAAACTACAtatatattttctctctctgaaaTGCCTTATTTGTTGGTAGACTCTTTCGTTACCTTTTCCTTGGAATGGGGTTGGAGCAAGTGAAGTTGGACCCTGAAATAAGTGTTTGGCTGGGTTCTGACTGTGCTGGGTCTGTCCTCCAACTGTGTGCtggttttccttttgtttataTCCTGACCTCTGTGCTTTGATATCGGGCACACGTGTCTTTTTTGAGTGTTAACTTATTGAATATTTGAAGTCCCTCTGTGGCTTTGAGTGTCCATGCGGACTGCTTATCTTGGGAGCTTTACTTTATTATGTTTGCCgtatcccccccctcccccccccccccccctcacatgaTAGCCATTTATCCTTCCTTCCTCTATTTATTTAGCCACAACCCCCCCATTCCAAAAATAGCTCAGAAGGAAGCCAAACATCCTGTTTCTGGTCGTCTTTGTACTGTGACACCTGAAAGGACTGTTGTGATATTCATTCAGAAACTGTTGAGGCAGCAAAGTGTTTTGGGTTTAATATGGGACAAGTGGAATCGGTTGTGGAGAGTAAGGAAGTGAGCGACTTCCATACATAatctgtgcgagtgtgtgtgtgtgtgttgtgtttatgtcgTGCCAATCTCCCCCTTGGCAGGAGAAGATAATCTGCAGTACAGTTTGTAATCCACTCACTGGGGATTACACGAGTCATCTCTCAGTACACGGTCAGGTTGAATCCCTGCAGTTTCTCACATGTCATGAAGACAGCCTCCTTCCCTGACAGAGATAGATGATGTATAATATATCAAAAATAATGCAGCGACCAAGTGTGAGCAGTGATGGTCGGGTGAGAATTTGTTCCTAATCCTGTTCTTTCCCACAGTCATGTGATATTCTAGCAGAGGCTCAGAAACCTGTTTTCCGAGGTCACCAGTCCCCACATGTCCTGTACTAATCTGCATGGTTACgtttgtttgactttgtttGCTTTAAATGTTCATTTCCCATAAAATACACGTCAACACTGCATCTGCTAAGATAGTTTCAAGTCAGAAACCCGTTTGAAAAGGGAGTACGGTAGAAACTAAGGCTGGTTCTTAATATTATAAACGTAATTTATTAGTAAACAAAAGCATCAGTTTGGTTATTTTTACAAGATATTAATCAATATTTCAAAAAATATCCAAATGATCATAGATCCAGCCTTAGTAGAAACTGTCAAAAGGAAGCACAGCCCACTTTCAAATTGAAATGGGGGAGTTTTGTATTTTACATCCATCaaactgtgttttctgtcttttaagTGTTCATTCACACCAGTCCTCAGGTGCACAGACAGCTCAGTCTGAAGCTGTCATGGAACTTATCGTTGACTGGAAGTGGAACAAACACGATATTCGTCACACTACGCGTTAGATCGTAAATGATTTACCTTCTGTATCATAAGTAATATTACCTAACCAAATCAGTATCGTCAGGGCATTGCATAATCAGTTTGGTtctagttgtgtgtctgtatagaTCATCTTCTGTGGAGTTCAGTTTCTTCCTGCTGTTGCATTTTCTCTTCCTGCAGCGCCACCCTGTGGAGGTTTGCAGTATTGAGTAATTGGACTCCTCCCTGCCACAACACTAATCTGTTCGTAAGAAGAGAGCACGATCAGCAAGTAACCTTTAGCTACATATTTATTATGATAATTTTTACGTTTGCTTTTTACAGTTTGCATGGCTTTAACTTgcttcaattgttttatatatatatatatgcacatcCTGCACCGGGAGGATCTACAACCAAcacaaaagtttgtttttttgggaaaaatacatcCTAAGTTACAGTTTAATAAAGATACGGCTGGATTTtcttttgtacaaaaaaaaaagcttattttACACTACGTGAACCCATGAGTCTGTTTTCCATATCTTGAGGTATAGACAAGAAACCCTTTCTTCTACAGTAAAAACAGACCCAAACTACTTCTTTACGTTACACTACATTTGATGTTTGTCTTGTATGTTCAGAATGCACAAATACATCTTTTGCAATTAAATGAAATGCGTTTggttcttttattattattattacagtatGTGCCTTGTTGTGGTTTATTGCATGTGCAGGGATTTGCTTTGCAGGAAACAGTGAATTTTAATTTCttaaaagttttatttgttaCATACAAGTGAACAAAGGACATGAAGAAACAGGATCAGCTCGGCAGTGCAACAGTTaaatggaaatgaaagaaagatgGGACGAGTTTACAATAAGAAACAAGTCAAATACAATACAAGCTAATATAGTTATTGCATAAATTGATTTATAATATTAGTATTGAGCCTTTTCAAGCTGGATgaactttaaataaagtttgttcCATTCATGAGGGTACATCGTGTGCCCCGGTCCGACCCGAGCTCTTCCGGAAACAGCCGAGCGGTGACGGGGGGGTTGGTGAGTAGGGGGGGAGCCACCGTAGTTTCGAAGAGCGGAGggaagcaaaatggcggacgaCGATATTACGCTCGACGGGAAACCTCTACAGTCGCTGCGAGTGGCGGACCTGAAACTCGCGCTCGAGCAGAGAAACCTGCCGAAGAGCGGCCAGAAGAACGCGCTGGTCAAGCGGCTGAAGGGGGTGAGTGCTCCCCCGGCAAGGGGCTCGAGTCTCGGCGAAGTTCAGCAGGAGCAGACACACGGAGGAGGGGGGGTCGGGTGGACATTACGAGGCCGTGTGTGTGGTACTGGGAAGCGGGAACACATGAACCGTCTCCTGCCGCTGAAACCGCCTTTAAACCGGGTTATTCTGTAACGGGCCGGCGGGGAGGAAACCGTCCGCCATTACGGCTCTGGAGTTAATCCACAGCGACTCCCGGTGCATCGTGTGTCCGTTGAAGTGTGCACCTGTCAAGTCGAGGCCTAGCGTACTGTACATGGCCGCGCCcgcgctttgtgtgtgtgtgtgtgttgggagcgACGGGTGCGCGCCTGGCGATGTAAACACGTAACAGCGACCCATTCGCGTTGTGTACTTTCTagtgctgttgtttttattgttgttgtttttagctGCAGACTTTGAGTTTACAAACAACCACAGGTTTCAGGGCCGGAGCGAGGATTTAAGAAGCACTAGGGTCCGGGCACACAAGCGCCCCCTGTCACTGAAAATACTCCTGTTCGCCATATTTATGTAAACACGACACTTGGTTAAATATACACACAGCAGTCCATGTATAGGAAGATCCAGCGGGtatataataacacatttaatcaTATATGTGTTCACTCATTGGTTTAAAAGTTGTTAGAGTAGATGGTGGATTGAGAAAACACAGGTAGAGATGGAATAACAAGCAACAGCGTAGGGTAATAACACAATATCTGTAATTATTGCATTATCAATAAAGTCCTGCAATAACCAATAGGAGTGATCTATGTGGAAAACATATTGTAAGCCTGTTATATCAACTCTGCGTCACATAATTATATGTTAGAACCACGTGTAATACTTACTGTAATACCAGTGTTGTAGTTATTTTAGTTTCAATACAGCATTACAATAGTGATTAGGAGCAATGAGGGAGTTTGTTTACAACCGATCCGGGTTTAAAACAACTTATTAGCATtttatatacataatatatatatatatacgacaACACAACCAGGCTATCACTAGTGTGTAAATAATGAGGGCACAGGAGGCCCATCACTCACATGCTGTTTGATATAATTCTCCAGAAATAGAGAAGTATTCCCAGTCAGGATCGTTTGTAATTAAATCCAGTTTGAGTTACttttaattgaaattaaaattGTGCATTATGGAGTGAAATGGTGACCAGAACTGTGAATCCCTGAGTTAGAGTTTGTCCATAGAACTTTGCTGCAGCTCGCTCCCTTATATTGAAGTATGTGGTTGACATTTGCTTTTGAATTTATGGTATAATATCATGTAGTATACttattcctcttcctcatccctgGCAGGCTCTGATGCTGGAAAACCTAcagaggtcctcctcctcccacagtGGGCTGCAGCCCAACTCTCAGGTAGGTTGAGATCATCAAAGATGGGCTTGCTTGCTTATCCTAAGACAGCGCGTGTGATTTCTGAGATGTTATTTCCAAGTGttgagttttgtgtgtgtttctttgtcatAGATGGGGGAGGAGATGTGCCAGAACAGCTTCATCAAACAGTACCTGGCCAAACAGCAGGAGCTCCTTCGCCAGAGACTTGAGAGAGAGGCCCAGCAGGAGGAAGACGCCGACGGTAAACAATCAGACACACAATCAGAAATCAAACAGTAAAAAACAATCTGTGCTTTGTGAACGACGTATGAATGGATAAACACACTCAATGACAAGGATTCACTCGTCATGCACATGCAACTCAATATTAAGCATATTACTCAGCCACTGTTGACATTCAGGTTTTTTTGAATCATTGGAAACAGAGAACAGGAGAAGGTCAAATTGTGTTAGTTTTCAAACAACCCACACCATCTCTGCGCGGACGGAAACGTTAGAGAAATGGATCTGTCCTAGTTTAGGATCCAAACGTTGTGTCTCATGAATTTAAATCTGAACTTTGGTGCTGACACTTAAGCCCTGCCTTGTTCTCCCTCCCTTACAGAAAGCCCAGCAGTgccagaggaggatgaagaccaCTCGGAAGACAATGACTGCTATGTCTCTGAGGTCAGTTACGTCCACATACTGAATAATCCAATGAGGAAAACTAAAGATTCAGGGCAAATTAATGCTGTGAGAAATCTCTTTTCCTCTTATGCCTCTCTATATTCTACATCTCATGCAAAAATGTTGCTTGTGCTTTTACAGATTAGGTTTTTAAACTGTTATCTATGATCTTAGTAGTTCCGGAACCATCATGaaatctttaaataaaatgtttcctgACTTGTGATTATTTGTCCCCAGCCGCACCGCCCCGTACCCTCCCAGTCCAATCTgaccagagcagaggagagaggaggaggagcgtctGTGATGGGTCATGGGATGATGGGATACAACCCTGACATGGGCCCCAGTCCCACCCTTCACCACCATGAGCCCCCTGAAGCTGCAGGGGCGAGGATGCAGCGAGCCATGGGGCACAAGGAGCCCCcagccccctctcctcctcgtgCTGTAGCCTCCCTGTCAGTGCGCGTCCTGGGTAAGCCAGATCGCCAggggctgccccctgctgtgcCCCGAGcccaggagagggagggaactGCCCCGAGTGAACCTGGCTCAGCTCATCCCGTCCTCCACCTGAGCCGATCTGCTGGAGTAGCGACGGGAAGCCATGTCATTATGGATAGTGACGATGATGACGGTGATGATGagggtgatgatgaagaggattgGGGGCCTGGTCCTGGCAAAGCACGAATGGCTAACAGAGTCCCTCCCCAGCCGCAGCAGATGCCCCCCAGTGTCCCTTTGGCAGGCGCAAGGTCCAAGCGCAAGCTTCAACCTCCGCAGCACATCCCACCACCACAGGTACACCACACCCCCATGCAGCTCCGCCACCCCacgcctcctccctctccacccccAGACCTGTTTCCCCTCCCTGACACACCCAAGCAGAGTCCACCAGACGCAGAGAACCAGGAGGGAGAGGGTTCTCAGCCTGCACCAAGGGTGGAGTCTGTCCCACCTCCTACCTTGCAGAGGCAAGACTCTGACTCCAGCTCTCGCTCCAGCAGCCCTGACCCCCCTGCGAAGAGTAGGCACGGACCCCTCTCTCTGCTTGTGCACGAGATGTCAGAAGATGCAGCTCATTCCACTGCTGGGTCTTCCAGTGAGTCACCACTGCATAaactggagagaaagaggcaacaagagaccagagagatggaggaggagaggcacctgaaaaaagagaaggagagagaacgacagctggagcaggagagggagagaattaaGGCACaagaacaggagagagagaagaaacgcctggaaggagagaaggaaaaggagagaaaacgcctggaagaagaggagaaacggCGTCAGAAAGAGGagcgagaaaaagagagaaaacgtctggaagaggaaaaagaaaaagagagaaaacagcaggaagatgagaagagacgagaggagaagCGGCTAAAGGACGAGCAGGAGAAGAGACAGCAGACAGCCAAGAAAGCGTGGGTGGTTGTAACTGAGCCACAAGATTCAGGCTCCTCGTCTGATTCTGACTCCAAATCAGACTCGTCTTCACGTTCATcacaatcctcctcctccagggaaaAATCCTCCCCTGCCAGGCCATTGAAGGTCAGTTATGGACTAGAGCATTGATAGATATTCCTAAGGTTtagtaataatgataacaatccCATGTTTGATCATATTTCAATCATGTTTATCACAAATTTTTGGTGACATTTCCAGTATTTTATTCCTTTCAATCTCCTCACATTATTTCAGCCATGTAGGGTTTTAGTTTTGAAGAAAACGTTTTCTTCACGGCTGATCTTAACATAACTTAAAGCGTATTGCTATTTGTGTTTCATTGTTCTGTCTTAAATGATTTCACAGAAGGTAAAACAAggacaagaagcagaggaaggaaaaaataCCAACCTGAGTAAGGAGGTGGAGAAACGACACCTTTCCAAAAGGTCAGTAACAGTTATTAAAATGGAAAAGTCACACCAGCACAATGAACGATAATCATAAATATGCATACACCTCCCTCTTgccttttctatatttttttactgtgtttacTGTGCATGTTATTAATTCTATTCTCTTTAAAGGCCTTTGTCCCTCTTAAACTTTACTTTTTAAACTATTTTCTGTTACTAATTGCCTTTTAAGAACTATTATTATCTCTTAAGTTAAAAGACAGAGATTTTAACCTTAGTGAAGGCTGtggtttaaactcttctttatgagcagaaaatgacaaacacttgataaacagccaAACATTTGACAAATCTGAGGTTATACGAACTCACTGTCCTCGATATATACTGAACCTTTGTTATATCATTATCACTAAATAGAAGTTTTTGTAGATTCACGTGATATATTTACTACGACAACGGAGAGGACCGTGTCTACACTGAAGTCGAATAAACTCTGTTGGGTCGGAACTTCCTCGGTTTCTCCTTAACTATTAAGTTATATTCAGCTTTGTTTCTCGGCTATTGCTCGGACAAATTTGATTGGCTGCGTGAATGGCTGCTATAATTATGCGTTGAGTATATTTTGTGAGCATGGGCAGGCATGGGGGATCTAAATATGTGACACAGAGTGGATAACAGGCTTACAAGATGTTTTAAACAGGGGTCGGTTGTAAACACACTCCTTCATCGTCCCTCATGGCCATTGTGTTATACTTTATACTGCAATGATTACTTATATCGTTTATTGTCCAGCTCTACATTATTGCATGCTGTTTTCACAAACCACGATCATTCCATGATTCTACTTTTAGAccagtttttaaataaacaagggAATAAATGAGTCATTATTTCCCCAAAAGACAAGGTTTTCTGTCACAGGAGACACTTATGTTATCTAGATGACATGGTGGaatcacatgttacatttaCCATAACAACAGACAGCACCTTGTCTCCACTGAAGTTGAATGAACTGGGTTGTGTTGTAGTTTTATCCATTTCTCTTGAACTATTAAGTTGTATTTGTTTCCCTGGACAAATTGGACCGGTCAGATAAACTCTTGCCTTAGTTTCCGGCCGTGTATAATTTGTCAGCGTGGACAGACATTGGAAACATGTGTCACAGACTTGATAACATGCTTACAAGATGTTTTAAACACGGctcagctgtaaacacattcTCATAGCTCCTAATTATAGCAGGTTGTATGTCTTGTCAGGCATTTGAACAGATGCCACAACCGactctactgctgctgctgttcctccATCGCCTTCCCGTGTTGATACTTTCCTCCAATTCTGATTAAATGCCGAGAGAACGATTTTGTTTGCGATTATATTCTGGAATGAGCCACAATTTAAACATCTCGCcggacttttactttgaaaaaccGCCCACCGGAAACTATTTTCTGCACTCCGGTATACTTGACACAGGTCTGTTGAGCCAACATGGCCGCCATGCATGCACCGCATCCCTGATGCCGACGCAGTGTGCAGCTAATCAGAGGCAGACACAACCACCACCGGGTCCGATTCGTGGTTCGAGTCCCCGTTTTCAAACTACCTTAAACCGGAAGAAGCGCGTCTAGCTGCTGGGGTGTCTGTTTTTACACCCGGGGTTTCCTGTCGAGGCATCATGCTGTCCGAAGGCAACAAAAACGGGTAAGAGAACCAACCTGTTCGACCCCAGAAGTCTGGTATTCATCCAGAAGGAATCGATCCGGTCCCATCGTGTGGATCGAGACCGCCTGTGTGTGAACCTTTAGCTCAGCTCAGCAGCTCCTCCGTGCCTGTTCGATTCCATTAGCCCTCACCGGCCTTGTGTTCCATGCTCGTCCATGTGAGGAGCACCGGGGGTGGGGACGTCGTGAGTCTTTTGTTGGGTGAAGGAGCAGGAAGACGTGCTCTCAGGGAGGTGATCAGAGCCTAAAATAGCGTTTCGATGAAGGAACACACTGATGAATAAATGATGGGTTTCatagtgttgggggggggggggggggggggggtagaagcGTGGTGGCAGTGATTTCTCCCCTGACCTTAACACTGAGTCATGCCAGGTAGCCTCAACGAAGGGGTTTCTTATCCTGAACTGAGGATTCACTGCATCTCGTCCCCCCCACTAAGGCTCACTCAGCGCGGCCACACTGGGCTGCATCTCGCCGTGGAGCCCGCAGAGAAcctgtgttttgtatttctggattcgtgtgtgtgtgtgtggctgctaaTGGTCTCAGTGTTGTCGAGGGAGATCATTAAAGCAGCAGACATCTGTTCGCTGTACAGTCGGTGTGAATGGGCCCTGATGGTGTGATATCATTCTCCCAGCTGGCATCAGTGCACTCACCCTCGTTCACTGGGAGCTGATTACACGTGTGATCTGATCAGTGACAAGAGTTCTGAGAGTTCATCTTCTGGATTTAAGTAAATTCTGTTGAGCTGCAATGATTCTGAATGGATGCTGCAGGTCTAACAAATCCTACGATCACTTTATGTCAATTATTGTGagaagtaacatttatttttcggTAGATCTAACAGATAGGTTTTGTTCTGAAGCTGTACGTCAGCAGGCTTCTTCATTTCAACCTTTAGGTACATAAATGTGAAGCTCTAGAACGCATCTATACAGAAACACGTTTAATCGcccattgtgttttttctgtgctCATTACATCACCTTGGCCTGGTCTCTCCTGATCCTGAGGGGTTATATTTCTCCTAGACATCTGTCTCCCTTTATAGCTGGCACAGGTGTGCCCCTggtctggcacacacacacacagaaactgaCATCCACACCCAGGGCAGAAAAGAATTGGTGCCTAACTCCCAAAGGACAAAGCCCAATGCCGTGATTGATATCAAACCTGGAATTCACTTTCGATACCAACCGTTTCCATGTTTGATAAATGGATTATTAACCTCCGTCAGATGTACAATGCAAAGAGCCATACGATGAATCAAAGAGGTGAGCGTGTGCTCcgtgatggagaggaggatgtgatCCTCCCCACCTGCAGGGGGATGCGGAGGAGGCTTTTGATAATGCTGGCAGGGGAAGTTGAGGGGGTAGCTAAAAATATAATCTTGTATTTTCTCTGTTGTAGATGAAGgcaataaaatatgaagaagaGTTTTGGCTGTGTGAGCTctgagccattttcagacatgaccccTGGGTAAAGTCCGGAGCACTGGTTAAgtagtttacccagagtttgacTTTCGGTcttacttcctctagatagtaAGTCTGGCCTCCTGGTATAAAGTCTGTAAACTGCGGGgcgtctcactcggacatttgcgttctcacaagCACCGCTGTTTCTCTGATGACCCACTGAgaatcagatgaagacgacaagCATCGCGTGAGCTATGTGCGTCCTGGAGAATGAATTAGTTTGAGGTGTGTCTGTGACCCCGGGTGTCAGTTAGCTGGTGAGTTATTTATAGCTTGACCCAGATCACCGGCCTCCAGCACCCTTCCTCCGACTGCTCCACTGTTTTCCTCGGTCTTGTCCTACACATCGTTTTGTGTCCCTTCACACTAATCCTCACACCACCCAGTCTCAAGAGCTGAGCTGGAACACCGCCATGTCTGGATTGAGGCCCCAGCTAGTTATCAAGGGGGAACCCTACTGAGAATTGCTGAGATCATCCTGTCTCACCGATCAGTCCCAAGTGACCACAAATGTCTCTTTTATTCCTGCAGGGAGGTGTCGGAGCCCACCGCAGCCGCCGTGACAGAGGTGGAACCAGACTCCGAGAGTCCCATGGCCGATCAGCCGGCGTCTGGCGCTGAGCCGGAGAGCAGCGAGAACCGCCTGGAGGAGGTAAGgtcactgagggtggggctgcCTTGGTCTTTGTTCTGTCTCCCACTAACCGGCATCCTCATTCACATACAAGCATGTGTAGCTTAGAGGATGACTCAAAACCAACACAACTccaatgttttcattcatgcCTTTTTGCCCTTGTGGAGAGTTCTACATCCTTTTCTCAACGTATAATTCACATAGACGATTGTACAATTGATCACCAGTGATGAAACAGTGGCTGAGTTGGAGTTGGGTCCCGAAGTAAAGAGGAATGAACTAAAcctttcatttgtgtttttaatgcaaCTAATATGTCATAACTACCACATGAATTTTGATGATCTCTCACACACGTCCATTATCTGGCTCGGCCTCTTAGAGGGATGTTAAGTGCTGATGCTCCTAGAATACAAGTAATGATGTTAATAGAGTGATAGATTAGATGTTTGTGCTCTGGAGAGTGCATGTTCCTCACCCTACAGCTCCTGTCTGTTAGGAGGCAGTGAGAGAAAACATTAAACCCCAGGGCCCTGATGCACCAGGTCAATTATCATTTGCTGTTAATCGTTTGTGCGCGACTACGGCTCTTAGGTTTTATGGAGCATCCTGCACAATTGGCAAGGCATTGAACCGGTGGCAGAGAAAGCTGGTGAAACAAATTGTTTCTGTTTATCTTCTTGCCTCGGCCTTTTTCTTTTAGTGACAATACCAGGATTTTCACAATTGATATGGTCCCATTTCTATTTCATTCCTTATTTAATACAATAGTTTTATAATATTTGAATTAGATTAGCAGCAGATTATTTGTAGTAGAAGTATTTGATTCATGTTTGACTGCCAAGATTAATTACTTAAATAGTACTACTGACTTAATTTCCCCCTCACCAACCTGCAGCTTTTGTCTTTGTACGCTACTAAAATAAATCTTTCAGTGTGTCAGGGTCTTGGAGTCAGACCAGGGTATTTCATTTTATGCTGTCCCATGCAGTTTTCCcttattgaaataaataacacTATGAATTTTTACATCCGTTTACACATTAACAACCGGATTAGACCACAGATCTTTTTTGTTAGCAACGTAAGACTCTCGCAGGCTCATTGCATCGCATGTTCTCTAGATTACCTCGAATAATTACCTCTATGCTATCGAAAGTTATCAGGCATGTGTCCttttaccgtgtgtgtgtggtttagaTTTCTCCCTTGAGTTTGCACGAGTAATGGACCCTGACAGTGTGTGTAGAGATGCATCAGGGCTTGTTTCTGCTGTTTCTTTcaccctctcttcatcctcccagCTCTCTTGCTTCCTCCTCTCACGCCGCCTTTCTCTCTTTAACTCAGTGTCTCTCTTTTCCCTATTTGCCCCCTTTTACTTTCCATCTTTGCCTTTTTATATCCCATCATGATCGCCTCTCTCtcactatatatatttatggtgTGATTGCTGTTTAAAACCCCATTGATTGCTTTGTTATGAAGGTTCCCATGCCTCTTCCATTGCCCCTAATGGTACCTGCTgcgtactactactactactaccaccaccaccaccaccaccaacacctcctccactcctcctactcctcctacAACTCCTGTCCCGCTAT is a window encoding:
- the acin1b gene encoding apoptotic chromatin condensation inducer 1b, whose product is MADDDITLDGKPLQSLRVADLKLALEQRNLPKSGQKNALVKRLKGALMLENLQRSSSSHSGLQPNSQMGEEMCQNSFIKQYLAKQQELLRQRLEREAQQEEDADESPAVPEEDEDHSEDNDCYVSEPHRPVPSQSNLTRAEERGGGASVMGHGMMGYNPDMGPSPTLHHHEPPEAAGARMQRAMGHKEPPAPSPPRAVASLSVRVLGKPDRQGLPPAVPRAQEREGTAPSEPGSAHPVLHLSRSAGVATGSHVIMDSDDDDGDDEGDDEEDWGPGPGKARMANRVPPQPQQMPPSVPLAGARSKRKLQPPQHIPPPQVHHTPMQLRHPTPPPSPPPDLFPLPDTPKQSPPDAENQEGEGSQPAPRVESVPPPTLQRQDSDSSSRSSSPDPPAKSRHGPLSLLVHEMSEDAAHSTAGSSSESPLHKLERKRQQETREMEEERHLKKEKERERQLEQERERIKAQEQEREKKRLEGEKEKERKRLEEEEKRRQKEEREKERKRLEEEKEKERKQQEDEKRREEKRLKDEQEKRQQTAKKAWVVVTEPQDSGSSSDSDSKSDSSSRSSQSSSSREKSSPARPLKKVKQGQEAEEGKNTNLSKEVEKRHLSKREVSEPTAAAVTEVEPDSESPMADQPASGAEPESSENRLEESTTPKAFAARKISLTSSKTSPATADGGAGESEATAAGRKRRWGSSTAVTAKKPSISITTDSLKSLIPDIKVNQEAVVELHPEELQLSGDEENLDNSHSDQDKGLKIRRTVTQVVPGDSQENGQTNEEEEVEKPEKENPRRTSRDKRMNSLSEEAAESQTSVNVDIEAKKVTPSDSLVRRSISQQKSGVSITIDDPIRAARQPSPPRGKISNIIHVTNLVRPFTLGQLKELLNQTGTLVEEGFWIDKIKSHCFVTYATAEEAVSTRSAIHGVKWPSSNPKVLSVDFCEQDQLDFVKGILKPDKEEEHVPQPSAPQNRLPPLMPERDRERERGVAGVRDLWAERQREMERRELARGEREWDRDKVREFARPGEDGRRSRSRERERRRKDRAKSKEKKSDKKEKGDEPPAKLLDDLFLKTKAAPCIYWLPLTEDQATQRILDRKERQKERELRCKQKQEDEDKKREEERKERLKAREKEGGGGGGVAVGGGGAARGADGDRERDRGRDREPDKRRDGGQRPSRPSASTGSGRRSRSRSNPRDRRR